One window of the Cherax quadricarinatus isolate ZL_2023a chromosome 50, ASM3850222v1, whole genome shotgun sequence genome contains the following:
- the LOC128695256 gene encoding uncharacterized protein isoform X1: MCEAGNMRGANGMNMTLKGYVNMTLEESESEGSPKWVPLDTFIGLILAFSSCLFIGVSVIVKKLALKDIEAQGGTRAVDGGYGYLRLPKWWLGISLMGLGELTNFVAYIFAPAILVTPLGVFSIVWTAALSPYFLKERLGMLGKLGCILVLVGCIVVTLCGPKDREIASMEELQSQLLHPGFLVYAGLVVVVSLVFMALVPRYGHRYVILYITICSCFGSLSVMFCKGVGLALKQTIGGINQFTNWATWVCLVALVVCLLIETVYMQRALDLFNSSVFMSINYVLFTSLVIVASSILYTELQEIGVKNIILTLLGFIVNIVALFLLHLDKEDTSPQTSDTEREERQASPQLAKTDLAGIEQGTPLLGRAPASPLAGLNLSHTMFPAKTNSCMSLISQNSIQQHSGTHIHPHGANPDNSSQRSNTSEDSSSNSSRGGGSSADGSRSSSRSDHNETLRRRETHNVSECNRGHCRSSSTCMCEVPLLTKLHTSNCKLANQPSSPEMGVTNNSRGSNCSNKPGEVSVSVDDNITVSFHEEHKHALV; the protein is encoded by the exons ATGTGCGAAGCTGGGAATATGAGGGGGGCGAACGGGATGAATATGACGTTGAAGGGGTACGTGAACATGACGTTGGAAGAAAGTGAAAGTGAAGGGTCCCCCAAGTGGGTGCCTCTAGACACCTTCATCGgcctcatcctggctttctcatcTTGTCTCTTCATCGGTGTCTCCGTCATAGTCAAGAAGCTCGCTCTCAAGGATATTGAG GCGCAGGGAGGTACTCGGGCTGTGGACGGAGGCTACGGATACCTACGTCTACCTAAGTGGTGGCTAGGTATCTCTCTCATGGGCCTAGGAGAGCTCACTAACTTTGTGGCCTATATCTTCGCTCCAGCTATCCTAGTCACGCCCCTCGGGGTGTTCTCCATCGTATGGACGGCGGCGCTTTCCCCCTACTTCCTGAAGGAGCGGCTGGGCATGTTGGGAAAACTGGGCTGTATTTTGGTACTAGTGGGCTGTATTGTCGTCACTCTGTGTGGACCCAAAGATAGAGAGATAGCCAGCATGGAGGAGTTGCAATCCCAGCTGCTACATCCAGGCTTCCTTGTTTATGCTggtctggtagtagtggtgtcatTGGTGTTCATGGCACTGGTGCCTCGCTACGGCCACCGCTACGTCATCCTCTACATCACCATCTGCTCTTGCTTCGGCTCACTCTCAGTCATGTTCTGTAAAGGTGTGGGTTTAGCACTGAAACAGACGATCGGTGGCATCAACCAGTTCACTAACTGGGCTACCTGGGTGTGTCTAGTGGCACTAGTGGTGTGTCTACTCATAGAGACGGTGTACATGCAGCGAGCACTCGACCTCTTCAACAGCTCAGTATTCATGTCTATCAACTATGTTCTTTTCACTTCACTGGTCATCGTCGCCTCATCCATTCTCTACACAGAACTGCAAGAGATAGGCGTTAAGAACATCATCCTCACTCTTCTTGGCTTTATTGTCAACATCGTGGCACTCTTCCTCTTGCACTTGGACAAGGAAGACACAAGCCCTCAAACCTCAgacacagagagggaggagaggcaggCGTCGCCGCAGCTGGCAAAGACTGACCTGGCAGGTATAGAACAGGGCACACCGTTGCTGGGACGTGCCCCTGCCTCTCCCTTGGCGGGCCTCAACCTGTCCCACACTATGTTCCCAGCCAAGACCAACTCGTGCATGTCACTAATCAGCCAGAACAGCATACAACAACATTCTGGCACCCATATACATCCCCACGGTGCTAACCCTGACAACAGCAGCCAACGTAGCAACACAAGtgaagacagcagcagcaacagcagcaggggcGGCGGCAGTAGTGCAGAcggtagcagaagcagcagtaggagTGATCATAATGAGACTCTGAGAAGGCGAGAGACACACAATGTAAGTGAGTGCAACAGAGGACACTGTAGGTCCTCGTCCACTTGCATGTGCGAAGTGCCACTTCTGACTAAACTTCACACATCAAATTGTAAGCTTGCCAACCAACCATCTAGCCCAGAGATGGGTGTCACTAACAACAGTAGAGGTAGCAATTGCAGCAACAAGCCAGGCGAGGTCAGTGTCAGTGTAGATGATAATATTACAGTCTCTTTTCACGAGGAACACAAGCATGCGCTCGTGTGA
- the LOC128695256 gene encoding uncharacterized protein isoform X2, whose translation MCEAGNMRGANGMNMTLKGYVNMTLEESESEGSPKWVPLDTFIGLILAFSSCLFIGVSVIVKKLALKDIEAQGGTRAVDGGYGYLRLPKWWLGISLMGLGELTNFVAYIFAPAILVTPLGVFSIVWTAALSPYFLKERLGMLGKLGCILVLVGCIVVTLCGPKDREIASMEELQSQLLHPGFLVYAGLVVVVSLVFMALVPRYGHRYVILYITICSCFGSLSVMFCKGVGLALKQTIGGINQFTNWATWVCLVALVVCLLIETVYMQRALDLFNSSVFMSINYVLFTSLVIVASSILYTELQEIGVKNIILTLLGFIVNIVALFLLHLDKEDTSPQTSDTEREERQASPQLAKTDLAGIEQGTPLLGRAPASPLAGLNLSHTMFPAKTNSCMSLISQNSIQQHSGTHIHPHGANPDNSSQRSNTSEDSSSNSSRGGGSSADGSRSSSRSDHNETLRRRETHNDSTWIHRYGRWGVIGGASVHLSGSYLHDI comes from the exons ATGTGCGAAGCTGGGAATATGAGGGGGGCGAACGGGATGAATATGACGTTGAAGGGGTACGTGAACATGACGTTGGAAGAAAGTGAAAGTGAAGGGTCCCCCAAGTGGGTGCCTCTAGACACCTTCATCGgcctcatcctggctttctcatcTTGTCTCTTCATCGGTGTCTCCGTCATAGTCAAGAAGCTCGCTCTCAAGGATATTGAG GCGCAGGGAGGTACTCGGGCTGTGGACGGAGGCTACGGATACCTACGTCTACCTAAGTGGTGGCTAGGTATCTCTCTCATGGGCCTAGGAGAGCTCACTAACTTTGTGGCCTATATCTTCGCTCCAGCTATCCTAGTCACGCCCCTCGGGGTGTTCTCCATCGTATGGACGGCGGCGCTTTCCCCCTACTTCCTGAAGGAGCGGCTGGGCATGTTGGGAAAACTGGGCTGTATTTTGGTACTAGTGGGCTGTATTGTCGTCACTCTGTGTGGACCCAAAGATAGAGAGATAGCCAGCATGGAGGAGTTGCAATCCCAGCTGCTACATCCAGGCTTCCTTGTTTATGCTggtctggtagtagtggtgtcatTGGTGTTCATGGCACTGGTGCCTCGCTACGGCCACCGCTACGTCATCCTCTACATCACCATCTGCTCTTGCTTCGGCTCACTCTCAGTCATGTTCTGTAAAGGTGTGGGTTTAGCACTGAAACAGACGATCGGTGGCATCAACCAGTTCACTAACTGGGCTACCTGGGTGTGTCTAGTGGCACTAGTGGTGTGTCTACTCATAGAGACGGTGTACATGCAGCGAGCACTCGACCTCTTCAACAGCTCAGTATTCATGTCTATCAACTATGTTCTTTTCACTTCACTGGTCATCGTCGCCTCATCCATTCTCTACACAGAACTGCAAGAGATAGGCGTTAAGAACATCATCCTCACTCTTCTTGGCTTTATTGTCAACATCGTGGCACTCTTCCTCTTGCACTTGGACAAGGAAGACACAAGCCCTCAAACCTCAgacacagagagggaggagaggcaggCGTCGCCGCAGCTGGCAAAGACTGACCTGGCAGGTATAGAACAGGGCACACCGTTGCTGGGACGTGCCCCTGCCTCTCCCTTGGCGGGCCTCAACCTGTCCCACACTATGTTCCCAGCCAAGACCAACTCGTGCATGTCACTAATCAGCCAGAACAGCATACAACAACATTCTGGCACCCATATACATCCCCACGGTGCTAACCCTGACAACAGCAGCCAACGTAGCAACACAAGtgaagacagcagcagcaacagcagcaggggcGGCGGCAGTAGTGCAGAcggtagcagaagcagcagtaggagTGATCATAATGAGACTCTGAGAAGGCGAGAGACACACAAT